Proteins co-encoded in one Gossypium arboreum isolate Shixiya-1 chromosome 11, ASM2569848v2, whole genome shotgun sequence genomic window:
- the LOC108473378 gene encoding DNA-directed RNA polymerase 2B, chloroplastic/mitochondrial-like isoform X1: protein MSIPETPLISSNLLYKFHYSNPFHNNKPTTLYQNPPRISRIMWRNIAKHAISRTRCSQWFPRTYSFLGVTRDSVFLEKLKFGSFCSSLGFLDMGGRKIGEVLGNEDCMGKPNFGLLRNEIGCRLRGLCPNGYASVAEVASSTDVEDDVSAVEEIKELLNEMKKEHRRENINRRKILQIQETGMGGNKYRMLKSRQVKIETEAWEQAANEYRELLKDMCEQKLAPNLPYMKSLFLGWFEPFRDVIIKEQELYRSGKLRAGYAAYLDQLPADMAAVITMHKLMGLLMTGGEHGCARVVQAACLIGDAIEQEVRIRNFLENTRKKKVDKEDEDGGSESNAAIKEQERLRKKVTNLIKKQKLPAVRQIVKGQDNTKPWGQDAKAKVGCHLIELLMRTAYIQPPADQLADTPPDIRPAFLHSFKTVVKENKKTGRRYGVIECDPLVRKGLERTARHMVIPYMPMLVPPVKWTGYDRGAYLFLPSYIMRTHGAKQQREAVKRTPTNQLEQVFEALDTLGYTKWRINKRVLNVVDRIWTSGGRLADMVDRNDVPFPEKPDTEDEALLRKWKWKVRSVKKENRERHSQRCDIELKLAVARRMKDEEGFYYPHNLDFRGRAYPMHPYLNHLGSDLCRGVLEFAEGRPLGRSGLNWLKIHLANLFAGGVDKLSLEGRLAFTENHLDDIFDSADRPLEGKRWWLKAEDPFQCLAVCIDLTEALRSSSPETFVSHMPVHQDGSCNGLQHYAALGRDKLGAAAVNLVAGEKPADVYSGIAGRVLDIMRIDAQKDPTVFPDALLAKILVNQVDRKLVKQTVMTSVYGVTYIGARDQIKRRLKERGVITDERELFVASCYAAKTTLTALGEMFQAARAIMSWLGECAKIIASENQPVSWTTPLGLPVVQPYRALGRHLIKTSLQVLTLQRETEKIMVKRQRTAFPPNFVHSLDGSHMMMTAIACKKAGLTFAGVHDSYWTHASDVDKMNKILREKFVELYEKPILENLLESFQQSFPALSFPPLPERGDFDLRDVLDSPYFFN from the exons ATGTCCATCCCCGAAACCCCATTAATTTCTTCTAATCTTTTATACAAATTCCATTACTCTAATCCCTTTCATAATAATAAACCCACGACTCTTTACCAAAACCCTCCAAGGATTTCCAGAATTATGTGGAGAAACATAGctaaacatgccatttcaagaACCCGTTGTTCTCAATGGTTTCCTAGAACTTATAGCTTTCTGGGTGTTACTCGGGATTCAGTTTTTCTGGAGAAATTGAAGTTTGGGTCTTTTTGCTCCAGCTTAGGGTTTCTTGATATGGGTGGTAGAAAAATAGGTGAGGTTTTAGGTAATGAGGACTGTATGGGGAAGCCAAATTTTGGGCTTTTGAGGAATGAGATTGGGTGCAGACTTAGAGGATTGTGCCCAAATGGATATGCTAGTGTGGCAGAGGTGGCTTCGTCGACTGATGTTGAAGATGACGTATCTGCTGTTGAAGAAATTAAGGAGTTGTTGAATGAAATGAAGAAAGAACATAGGAGAGAGAATATAAATAGGCGTAAAATTCTTCAAATACAGGAGACAGGAATGGGGGGAAACAAGTACCGAATGTTGAAAAGCAGGCAAGTGAAGATTGAAACTGAAGCATGGGAACAAGCTGCAAATGAGTATAGGGAACTTTTGAAGGATATGTGTGAGCAAAAATTGGCACCCAATTTGCCATATATGAAGTCTTTGTTTCTTGGTTGGTTCGAGCCTTTTCGTGATGTTATTATTAAGGAACAAGAGTTGTATAGGTCAGGGAAACTTAGGGCCGGTTATGCAGCTTACTTGGACCAGTTGCCAGCTGATATGGCGGCAGTCATCACAATGCATAAGTTGATGGGGCTGCTGATGACTGGAGGGGAACATGGATGTGCTCGGGTTGTGCAGGCTGCTTGCCTGATAGGTGATGCCATTGAGCAGGAG GTTAGAATACGCAATTTCTTGGAGAATACAAGGAAAAAAAAGGTTGATAAAGAGGATGAAGATGGAGGAAGTGAATCCAATGCGGCAATTAAGGAACAAGAGAGGTTAAGGAAAAAGGTGACCAATTTGATAAAGAAACAAAAGCTACCAGCAGTGAGGCAGATAGTGAAGGGACAGGACAACACAAAACCCTGGGGCCAGGATGCTAAGGCTAAG GTTGGATGCCATCTTATCGAGTTATTGATGCGAACTGCTTATATACAGCCTCCAGCTGATCAGTTAGCTGATACACCACCAGATATTCGTCCTGCATTTCTGCATTCTTTCAAAACTGTAGTAAAAGAAAACAA GAAAACTGGCAGAAGATATGGTGTTATTGAATGTGACCCACTAGTCCGCAAAGGGCTCGAGAGAACT GCAAGGCACATGGTGATTCCTTATATGCCAATGTTGGTGCCCCCAGTCAAATGGACAGG TTACGACAGAGGAGCATACTTGTTCTTACCTTCCTACATTATGCGCACACATGGAGCCAAACAACAACGAGAAGCTGTCAAGAGAACCCCTACGAACCAGCTAGAACAAGTCTTTGAg GCTCTGGATACACTTGGATATACCAAATGGAGGATAAATAAGCGGGTCCTTAATGTTGTAGATAGAATATGGACTAGTGGAGGCCGTCTTGCTGATATGGTGGACCGCAATGAT GTTCCCTTCCCAGAAAAGCCAGATACTGAGGATGAAGCATTGCTTAGGAAATGGAAGTGGAAAGTCCGATCTGTGAAAAAGGAAAACAGAGAGAGGCATTCACAGCGTTGTGATATAGAGCTTAAACTTGCT GTGGCACGGAGAATGAAAGATGAAGAAGGTTTCTACTACCCACACAATCTAGATTTTCGAGGACGTGCATATCCCATGCACCCATATTTGAATCATCTTGGCTCGGATCTTTGTCGGGGTGTTTTGGAGTTTGCAGAGGGTCGCCCTCTTGGAAGATCTGGCTTAAACTGGCTGAAAATACATCTTGCGAATTTGTTTGCTGGTGGGGTGGACAAACTGTCTCTTGAAGGTCGATTGGCTTTCACTGAGAATCATCTGGATGATATATTCGACTCTGCAGACAGACCACTTGAAGGAAAGCGCTGGTGGTTAAAAGCAGAAGATCCATTTCAGTGCTTAGCTGTGTGCATTGATCTCACTGAAGCTTTAAGAAGCTCCTCTCCTGAGACATTTGTTTCCCATATGCCTGTGCATCAG GATGGTTCCTGCAATGGTTTACAACACTATGCTGCACTTGGAAGAGACAAG TTGGGAGCAGCTGCAGTCAATCTGGTTGCAGGTGAAAAACCAGCAGATGTTTACTCAGGAATAGCTGGCAG AGTGCTTGATATCATGCGGATTGATGCACAGAAGGATCCTACAGTTTTTCCAGATGCATTGCTTGCAAAAATATTGGTTAACCAG GTGGATAGGAAACTGGTGAAGCAGACAGTGATGACCTCAGTCTATGGTGTAACTTATATTGGGGCACGAGATCAAATCAAGAGGAGGTTGAAGGAACGTGGTGTAATTACTGATGAAAGAGAACTCTTTGTTGCTTCTTGTTATGCTGCTAAG ACAACGTTAACTGCCTTAGGTGAGATGTTTCAAGCTGCAAGAGCTATAATGAGCTGGCTTGGTGAATGTGCAAAG ATTATTGCATCTGAAAATCAGCCAGTGAGCTGGACAACTCCACTTGGACTGCCTGTTGTACAACCATACCGAGCCTTAGGAAGGCATCTT ATAAAAACTTCCCTTCAGGTTTTAACTCTGCAACGCGAAACTGAAAAG ATTATGGTCAAACGACAGAGGACAGCTTTCCCTCCAAATTTTGTTCACTCCCTGGATGGCTCTCATATGATGATGACTGCAATTGCCTGTAAAAAAGCAGGCTTAACCTTTGCAG GAGTTCATGATTCATACTGGACACATGCAAGTGATGTGGATAAAATGAACAAGATACTAAGAGAAAAATTTGTTGAACTCTACGAAAAACCAATATTGGAGAAT TTGTTGGAAAGCTTTCAGCAGTCTTTCCCTGCATTGTCTTTTCCTCCTTTACCTGAAAGGGGAGATTTTGATCTAAGAGACGTGTTAGACTCACCCTATTTCTTCAACTAA
- the LOC108473378 gene encoding DNA-directed RNA polymerase 2B, chloroplastic/mitochondrial-like isoform X2, with the protein MPLSRRIRNFLENTRKKKVDKEDEDGGSESNAAIKEQERLRKKVTNLIKKQKLPAVRQIVKGQDNTKPWGQDAKAKVGCHLIELLMRTAYIQPPADQLADTPPDIRPAFLHSFKTVVKENKKTGRRYGVIECDPLVRKGLERTARHMVIPYMPMLVPPVKWTGYDRGAYLFLPSYIMRTHGAKQQREAVKRTPTNQLEQVFEALDTLGYTKWRINKRVLNVVDRIWTSGGRLADMVDRNDVPFPEKPDTEDEALLRKWKWKVRSVKKENRERHSQRCDIELKLAVARRMKDEEGFYYPHNLDFRGRAYPMHPYLNHLGSDLCRGVLEFAEGRPLGRSGLNWLKIHLANLFAGGVDKLSLEGRLAFTENHLDDIFDSADRPLEGKRWWLKAEDPFQCLAVCIDLTEALRSSSPETFVSHMPVHQDGSCNGLQHYAALGRDKLGAAAVNLVAGEKPADVYSGIAGRVLDIMRIDAQKDPTVFPDALLAKILVNQVDRKLVKQTVMTSVYGVTYIGARDQIKRRLKERGVITDERELFVASCYAAKTTLTALGEMFQAARAIMSWLGECAKIIASENQPVSWTTPLGLPVVQPYRALGRHLIKTSLQVLTLQRETEKIMVKRQRTAFPPNFVHSLDGSHMMMTAIACKKAGLTFAGVHDSYWTHASDVDKMNKILREKFVELYEKPILENLLESFQQSFPALSFPPLPERGDFDLRDVLDSPYFFN; encoded by the exons ATGCCATTGAGCAGGAG AATACGCAATTTCTTGGAGAATACAAGGAAAAAAAAGGTTGATAAAGAGGATGAAGATGGAGGAAGTGAATCCAATGCGGCAATTAAGGAACAAGAGAGGTTAAGGAAAAAGGTGACCAATTTGATAAAGAAACAAAAGCTACCAGCAGTGAGGCAGATAGTGAAGGGACAGGACAACACAAAACCCTGGGGCCAGGATGCTAAGGCTAAG GTTGGATGCCATCTTATCGAGTTATTGATGCGAACTGCTTATATACAGCCTCCAGCTGATCAGTTAGCTGATACACCACCAGATATTCGTCCTGCATTTCTGCATTCTTTCAAAACTGTAGTAAAAGAAAACAA GAAAACTGGCAGAAGATATGGTGTTATTGAATGTGACCCACTAGTCCGCAAAGGGCTCGAGAGAACT GCAAGGCACATGGTGATTCCTTATATGCCAATGTTGGTGCCCCCAGTCAAATGGACAGG TTACGACAGAGGAGCATACTTGTTCTTACCTTCCTACATTATGCGCACACATGGAGCCAAACAACAACGAGAAGCTGTCAAGAGAACCCCTACGAACCAGCTAGAACAAGTCTTTGAg GCTCTGGATACACTTGGATATACCAAATGGAGGATAAATAAGCGGGTCCTTAATGTTGTAGATAGAATATGGACTAGTGGAGGCCGTCTTGCTGATATGGTGGACCGCAATGAT GTTCCCTTCCCAGAAAAGCCAGATACTGAGGATGAAGCATTGCTTAGGAAATGGAAGTGGAAAGTCCGATCTGTGAAAAAGGAAAACAGAGAGAGGCATTCACAGCGTTGTGATATAGAGCTTAAACTTGCT GTGGCACGGAGAATGAAAGATGAAGAAGGTTTCTACTACCCACACAATCTAGATTTTCGAGGACGTGCATATCCCATGCACCCATATTTGAATCATCTTGGCTCGGATCTTTGTCGGGGTGTTTTGGAGTTTGCAGAGGGTCGCCCTCTTGGAAGATCTGGCTTAAACTGGCTGAAAATACATCTTGCGAATTTGTTTGCTGGTGGGGTGGACAAACTGTCTCTTGAAGGTCGATTGGCTTTCACTGAGAATCATCTGGATGATATATTCGACTCTGCAGACAGACCACTTGAAGGAAAGCGCTGGTGGTTAAAAGCAGAAGATCCATTTCAGTGCTTAGCTGTGTGCATTGATCTCACTGAAGCTTTAAGAAGCTCCTCTCCTGAGACATTTGTTTCCCATATGCCTGTGCATCAG GATGGTTCCTGCAATGGTTTACAACACTATGCTGCACTTGGAAGAGACAAG TTGGGAGCAGCTGCAGTCAATCTGGTTGCAGGTGAAAAACCAGCAGATGTTTACTCAGGAATAGCTGGCAG AGTGCTTGATATCATGCGGATTGATGCACAGAAGGATCCTACAGTTTTTCCAGATGCATTGCTTGCAAAAATATTGGTTAACCAG GTGGATAGGAAACTGGTGAAGCAGACAGTGATGACCTCAGTCTATGGTGTAACTTATATTGGGGCACGAGATCAAATCAAGAGGAGGTTGAAGGAACGTGGTGTAATTACTGATGAAAGAGAACTCTTTGTTGCTTCTTGTTATGCTGCTAAG ACAACGTTAACTGCCTTAGGTGAGATGTTTCAAGCTGCAAGAGCTATAATGAGCTGGCTTGGTGAATGTGCAAAG ATTATTGCATCTGAAAATCAGCCAGTGAGCTGGACAACTCCACTTGGACTGCCTGTTGTACAACCATACCGAGCCTTAGGAAGGCATCTT ATAAAAACTTCCCTTCAGGTTTTAACTCTGCAACGCGAAACTGAAAAG ATTATGGTCAAACGACAGAGGACAGCTTTCCCTCCAAATTTTGTTCACTCCCTGGATGGCTCTCATATGATGATGACTGCAATTGCCTGTAAAAAAGCAGGCTTAACCTTTGCAG GAGTTCATGATTCATACTGGACACATGCAAGTGATGTGGATAAAATGAACAAGATACTAAGAGAAAAATTTGTTGAACTCTACGAAAAACCAATATTGGAGAAT TTGTTGGAAAGCTTTCAGCAGTCTTTCCCTGCATTGTCTTTTCCTCCTTTACCTGAAAGGGGAGATTTTGATCTAAGAGACGTGTTAGACTCACCCTATTTCTTCAACTAA
- the LOC108473379 gene encoding amino acid transporter AVT6A, with translation MTIGDITPKKERKSRRSKHVVDDTAPLLPKRQDEDAGYDEFNGASFTGAVFNLSTTIVGAGIMALPATMKVLGLILGIAMIIFMAFLTDASIEFLLRFSRAGKTTSYGSLMGDAFGKYGRIFLQICVLVNNIGVLIVYMIIIGDVLSGTSSSGVHHAGVLEGWFGEHWWDGRTFVLIVTTLGIFSPLACFKRIDSLRFTSALSVALAVVFLVITVGIAIIKLISGTIMMPRLLPDVTDLTSFWRLFTVVPVLVTAYICHYNVHSIDNELEDSTQIKPVVRTALALCSTVYIMTSFFGFLLFGDSTLDDVLSNFDTDLGIPYGSLLNDAVRVSYAAHLMLVFPIVFYPLRLNMDGLLFPSARPLALSNMRFAFTTVGLITLIFLGANFIPSIWDAFQFTGATAAVCLGFIFPAAVTLRDRHSIATKKDKILAIFMIVLAVFSNVVAVYSDAYAMFKKNSVTERTA, from the exons ATGACAATTggggatataacaccaaagaagGAGAGGAAGTCAAGGAGGAGCAAACATGTTGTTGATGATACAGCTCCCTTGTTACCTAAACGACAAGATGAAGATGCTGGTTATGATGAATTTAATGGAGCTTCTTTTACTGGGGCGGTGTTTAACTTATCAACAACAATTGTTGGTGCTGGGATCATGGCCTTGCCTGCTACAATGAAAGTTCTGGGACTGATTCTTGGGATAGCTATGATCATCTTTATGGCATTCTTAACTGATGCCTCGATTGAGTTCTTGCTTAGGTTTAGTAGGGCTGGAAAAACTACTTCTTATGGAAGTCTTATGGGGGATGCATTTGGAAAGTATGGAAGAATCTTTCTGCAAATCTGTGTTTTAGTTAACAACATTGGTGTTCTCATTGTGTACATGATTATTATTG GTGATGTGCTTTCTGGAACATCATCTAGTGGAGTTCACCATGCTGGTGTCCTTGAAGGGTGGTTCGGAGAACACTGGTGGGATGGGCGTACCTTTGTCCTTATTGTCACTACACTGGGCATCTTCTCTCCATTGGCATGTTTCAAACGGATCG ATTCCTTAAGATTTACATCTGCCTTATCAGTTGCTCTGGCAGTTGTGTTTCTTGTTATTACCGTAGGAATAGCCATTATCAAGTTAATAAGTGGAACTATAATGATGCCTAGATTGCTACCTGATGTCACCgatttgacctcattctggagACTCTTCACTGTAGTCCCTGTTTTAGTCACGGCATATATCTGCCACTACAATG TTCACAGCATAGATAATGAACTAGAAGACTCTACCCAGATAAAACCAGTTGTGCGTACGGCACTTGCTTTATGCTCAACTGTTTACATAATGACAAGCTTTTTCGGCTTCCTTCTATTTGGTGATTCGACATTGGACGATGTGCTATCCAACTTCGATACTGACCTTGGCATTCCTTATGGCTCCCTGCTTAATGACGCTGTCCGTGTTAGCTATGCTGCTCACCTCATGCTTGTATTTCCCATCGTCTTCTACCCGTTGCGACTCAACATGGATGGTCTCCTATTCCCATCTGCAAGGCCGCTAGCTCTGTCTAATATGAGGTTTGCTTTCACTACTGTTGGACTCATCACACTTATCTTCTTGGGTGCAAATTTCATCCCCAGCATCTGGGATGCATTCCAATTCACTGGAGCAACTGCTGCGGTCTGCCTTGGTTTCATTTTTCCTGCTGCTGTTACTCTTAG GGATCGCCACTCTATAGCAACAAAGAAGGACAAAATCTTAGCTATTTTCATGATTGTGCTTGCTGTATTCTCGAATGTGGTTGCTGTGTATAGCGATGCCTATGCTATGTTTAAGAAGAATTCAGTAACAGAACGCACAGCATGA